The proteins below come from a single Seriola aureovittata isolate HTS-2021-v1 ecotype China chromosome 23, ASM2101889v1, whole genome shotgun sequence genomic window:
- the zgc:103586 gene encoding zgc:103586: MTDKVKELVSSCLQARDMAYCPYSQFPVGAAILTADGTIIKGCNVENASYGLTVCAERTAIQRAVVEGHRQFTAIAVTCDIKDRFVGPCGACRQVLMEFGSDWTVYLTKPDGSYKQTSLSELLPLAFSPAHLAK; this comes from the exons ATGACAG ATAAGGTTAAAGAGCTCGTTTCAAGCTGCCTACAGGCCCGGGACATGGCATACTGCCCATACAGTCAGTTCCCTGTCGGTGCTGCCATACTAACAGCAGATGGCACTATAATCAAAG GCTGCAATGTGGAGAACGCCTCCTACGGTCTGACAGTGTGCGCTGAGCGGACAGCCATCCAGAGAGCCGTGGTGGAAGGACACCGACAGTTCACGGCCATCGCTGTGACGTG TGACATCAAAGACCGTTTTGTTGGGCCGTGTGGAGCATGTCGACAGGTTCTTATGGAG TTTGGATCAGACTGGACTGTGTACTTAACCAAGCCAGATGGATCTTACAAACAAACCAGCCTCAGTGAACTGTTACCTCTGGCTTTTTCCCCAGCACACCTggcaaagtaa
- the LOC130164974 gene encoding transmembrane protein 272-like, whose translation MAAPSTGQPVRITLGAVWRFQLQPPSPRPPRLSVAVTAGWVVLTLTRVIFGVVYFKDCPQHPNIPSYLLGLALIPLLMIPFVTLPCESHAAQPQEHPKGCKACVLCLISLFIYTWILAGDVWVFSIYQPNYDPTAADGLYCSKTLYTFAFWNAMWETLVIWVELARLCRGLLCYVVARPVPTNRDFYGHV comes from the exons ATGGCAG CCCCATCTACAGGCCAACCAGTGAGGATAACTCTGGGAGCCGTATGGAGGTTTCAACTTCAACCTCCATCACCCAGACCCCCAAGACTATCAG TTGCAGTCACAGCAGGATGGGTTGTCCTAACTCTGACACGAGTCATCTTTG GTGTTGTGTATTTCAAGGACTGCCCTCAGCATCCTAACATACCCAGCTACCTGTTGGGTTTGGCTCTGATACCTCTCTTAATGATACCATTTGTGACCCTCCCGTGTGAAAGCCACGCAGCTCAGCCACAGGAGCACCCCAAGGGTTGCAAAgcctgtgtgctgtgtttaaTAAGCCTGTTTATCTACACCTGGATCCTGGCAG GTGATGTGTGGGTCTTTTCAATTTATCAGCCCAACTATGATCCCACTGCAGCTGATGGTCTTTACTGTAGTAAGACGCTGTACACATTTGCTTTCTGGAATGCAATGTGGGAGACCTTAGTGATTTGGGTCGAGCTGGCCAGACTCTGCAGAGGACTGCTGTGTTATGTTGTGGCAAGGCCTGTACCAACAAACAGAGACTTTTATGGGCATGTTTGA
- the fis1 gene encoding mitochondrial fission 1 protein has product MEAVLSDVVAPEDLLKFEKKYNSELVKGAVSKETKFEYAWCLIRSKYSEDIKKGIALLEELVQKASKDDSRDFLFYLAVANYRLKEYEKALKYIRTLLKNEPGNKQALELEKLIDKALKKDGLVGMAIVGGIGLGVAGLAGLIGLAVSKGAAKS; this is encoded by the exons ATGGAGGCTGTACTGAGTGATGTGGTAGCTCCTGAAGACCTTTTA AAATTTGAGAAGAAATACAACAGTGAGCTGGTGAAGGGAGCAGTCTCCAAAGAAACAAAGTTTGAATATGCTTGGTGTCTGATCAGGAGTAAATACTCGGAGGATATCAAGAAGGGAATTGCACTCTTGGAGG AGCTTGTTCAAAAGGCATCGAAGGACGACTCCCGGGACTTCTTGTTTTACCTTGCAGTGGCCAACTACAGACTCAAA GAATATGAAAAAGCCCTGAAGTACATCCGGACCCTTCTTAAGAATGAGCCAGGGAACAAGCAGgctctggagctggagaaacTGATCGACAAGGCTTTAAAGAAAG ACGGCTTGGTTGGCATGGCGATCGTTGGGGGAATCGGTCTCGGTGTGGCCGGCTTAGCGGGACTCATCGGCCTGGCTGTGTCAAAGGGAGCTGCCAAATCCTAA